The DNA sequence TAAAATGGCTCTGTAATCGTTATATAACAAGAATGACAAGTCAAAAGAGATTTCTTTAAAAGGATAGGATTTTCCCAGAAACTGTGTTATAATAAAGTGCAGTATATTTGATTAGAAATTCCTTGAAAGAGCTGAAAATGAAAAAAATTGTAATTAATGGTGGTCGCCCCTTAAAAGGAGAGGTGACTATTAGTGGTGCTAAAAATAGCGTAGTCGCTTTAATTCCGGCGACAATTTTATCTGATGAAATCGTGACATTGGACTGTGTGCCAGATATTTCCGATGTTGTGAGTTTGATTGACATTATGGAAGCTATGGGAGCTACTGTTGAGCGCCAAGATGATACGCTGAGAATTGATCCTCGTGGTATAAAAAATATGCCCATGCCTTATGGTAAAATCAATAGCTTGCGTGCTTCTTATTATTTTTATGGTAGCCTATTAGGTCGCTACGGCGAGGCAACAGTTGGTTTACCTGGTGGCTGTGATTTGGGTCCGCGACCTATTGACTTGCATTTGAAAGCATTTGAAGCCATGGGGGCTACTATGTCTTACGAGGGGAATTTCATGAACCTTTCGACAGGTGGTAAACATCTCCACGGAGCTAGTATATACATGGATACAGTCAGTGTTGGGGCGACCATTAACACCATGCTTGCGGCAGTAAAAGCAAAAGGGCGCACCGTTATTGAAAATGCAGCTCGTGAGCCTGAAATCATTGATGTAGCGACACTTTTGAATAATATGGGAGCACACATTCGAGGAGCTGGTACGGATATTATTGTCATTGAAGGTGTTAACAAACTTCATGGTACTCGTCATCAAGTCATTCCAGATCGAATTGAAGCAGGAACTTATATCTCAATGGCTGCTGCAATTGGTGAAGGTGTGCAAATCAACAATGTCCTTTATGAACACTTAGAAGGCTTTATTGCGAAATTAGAAGAAATGGGAGTTCGCATGACCGTTTCTGAAGATAGTGTGTATGTCGAAAAGCAACATGATTTGAAAGCAATTAATATTAAGACGGCTCCTTATCCAGGCTTTGCTACAGACTTGCAACAGCCTATTACGCCACTTTTGTTAACTGCTAAAGGACGTGGCTTAATTATTGATACGATTTATGAAAAGCGAGTAAATCATGTCCCTGAGTTAGTAAAAATGGCAGGAAAGATTTCAACGAGTGCCAATCATATTGCTTATGAAGGCCCTAATCAATTGCAAGGTGCAGCGGTCAAAGCAACTGATTTGCGGGCAGGAGCAGCACTTGTAATTGCAGGCTTGCTAGCTCATGGAAAAACCGAAATTACAAATGTAGAATTTATTTTACGAGGTTATTCAAATATTATTGAAAAGTTGACGAGTTTAGGAGCAGACATTCAGCTTGTCGAAGAATAGATTCGAAACAACGTTGACATGATGAGGTGAAATAGCCCAGTTGGCGTACCAACTGGGTCTTATCTTTAGAGGTAAGATATGAATTTGTGGACAAAATTGGCGGAATTCGCCTTTATAGAAACAGAACATTTAGTATTACGTCCATTTTCCTTTATGGATAGTGAAGATTTTTATAAAATTGCCTCCAATCCTGAAAATCTACGCTTCATTTTTCCTGTGCAGGCTAATTTACAAGAAAGCCAACATGTATTGGCTAATTATTTTATGAAACATCCTCTTGGAATTTGGGCGATTTGCGATAAAGATTCTGGGCAGATGATTGGTTCTGTCAAATTTGAAAAGATAGACGAAATCAAGGGCGAAGCAGAGCTTGGTTATTTTCTTCGGCATGATTATTGGGGACATGGTCTGATGACTGAGTGCGTCAAAAATATTGTTTATTTGGCATTTACACAGTTTGATTTGAAGCGACTTTATATTATAACTCATCTGGAAAACAAAGCCAGCCAAAGAGTTGCCGAGAAGACAGGATTTTCTTGTAGGCGGCAGTTCAAGGGGAGCGACCGTTATACACGTAAAATGCGGGATTATTTAGAGTTTTGCTATGAAAAAGGAGACTTTCATGAGTAAACATCAAGAAATTATCGCTTATTTGGAAGAATTACCAGTAGGAAAGCGTGTTAGTGTACGCAGTATTTCCAATTATTTAGGAGTAAGCGAGGGGACTGCTTATCGTGCAATTAAAGAAGCTGAAAATCGTGGATTGGTAGAAACACGTCCTCGTAGCGGCACGATTCGCGTAAAATCTCCCAAAGTAGAGCTGGAGCACTTAACATTTAAAGAAATTGCTGAAATTACGAAATCAGAAGTCTTAGCTGGTCAAGACGGACTTGAAAAGGAATTCAGTAAATTCACAATCGGGGCAATGACCGAGAAGAATCTCTTACGTTACTTAACGGAAGGAGGTCTCTTGATTATTGGAGACCGCACCCGTATTCAGTTATTGGCTTTGAAGCATGAAAATGCTGTTTTAGTGACGGGTGGCTTAGAAGTGAGTTCTGATGTTTTAAAATTGGCGAACCGCTTAAGCATTCCTGTTCTAAGATCCCAACATGATACCTTTACAGTTGCAACGATTATCAATCGTTCTCTGTCCAACATGCAGATCAAAACAGATATTTTAACCGTGGAACAGGTTTATCGTGGTAGTCATGAGTATGGTTTCTTAAAAGATACAGATACCGTTCGTGATTTTATGGATTTGGTTCGAAAAAACCGTAGCAGTCGTTTTCCTGTTGTTAATCAGCATAATATGGTCGTTGGCGTGGTGACTATGCGTGATACTGGTGACAAGTCTCCTCACACGATTTTAGATAAAGTCATGACGAAAAATATCTATGCCGTTACTTTAAACACCAGCATTGCCAATGTTAGCCAGCGCATGATTACAGAAGACTTTGAAATGGTGCCAGTCATTCGGAGCAATCAAACTCTTCTTGGAGTCATTACGCGTCGTGATGTCATGGAAAAAATGAGTCGGGAACAAATCTCCAGCCTACCGACTTTTGGTGACCAAGTCTCTCAAAAACTTCGTCATATCAACAATGAATTTTCTTTTGTTGTGGAACCTTTTATGTTAGAAAGTAACGGTGTTTTGTCTAATGGGATTCTAACAGAGATTTTAACGACAGCAACGCATCAGTATGTGACATCTGGCAAGAACAATATTGTCATTGAGCAAATGACAATTTATTTCTTGCAAGCTGTTCAGATTGATGAAAGTTTGACACTTCGTCCAAGAATAGTTCGACAAACAAGGCATTCTGCCATTTTAGATTACGATATTTATTTAAAACTTCAATTGGTTGCAAAAGCGACCATTACAGTAAAGATAAACTAATACCTCAGATATTAAGGAGAAAGAATGATAACTTTAAAATCACAACGTGAAATTGATTTAATGGAAAAAAGCGGCGCATTTCTCGCCAGTATTCATATTGGTTTAAGGGATTTGATTAAGCCGGGCATTGACATGTGGGAAATTGAAGAATATGTCCGCAGACGTTGTAAGGAGGATAATGCTCTTCCGCTTCAGATTGGTGTGGAAGGCAGCATCATGGATTACCCTTATGCCACTTGCTGCTCATTGAATGATGAAGTGGCACATGCTTTTCCACGTCACAAAAAATTAGTTGAAGGTGACTTAATCAAAGTAGATATGGTCGTTGGCTTGGTTGATAAAGCTGAGTTAGATGTTTCTAAACTTGATTTCAATAATGTGGAACAAATGAAACACTATACGGAAAATTTCCGTGGAGGTGTGGCGGATTCTTGCTGGGCTTATGCAGTTGGTCAAGTGAGTGAAGAAGTACAACAATTGATGGAGGTTACAAAAGAATGCCTTTATCGTGGAATTGAAGCTGCTCAAGTTGGCAATCGGATTGGTGACATTGGTGCAGCGATTCAAGAATATGCGGAAAGTCATGGTTATGGTGTTGTTCGTGACTTAGTAGGACATGGTGTTGGACCAACTATGCACGAAGAGCCAATGGTGCCTCATTACGGACGTGCTGGACGTGGTTTACGTCTTCGTGAAGGAATGGTCTTGACAATTGAGCCGATGATTTCAACAGGCACTTGGGAGATTGACACAGATTTTGAGACGGGGTGGGCTCATAAAACGCTGGACGGTGGACTTTCTTGTCAATACGAACATCAATTTGTGATTACCAAAGATGGTCCTGTTATCTTGACCAGTCAAGGGGAAGAAGGAACGTATTAAAACTAGAAGTAGAATGAGGGGGCTTTTTGCTCCTTCTTCTATAGGGGATGAGATGAAGAAGTTGGTTTCTAGGATCGGACATAATCCATTTTTACAAGCTTTTTTTAAATTTTATCAGGCATCTGAGATTGATTTGACCAGCATTGCAGTGGCTTATTATTTGTTGATTTCAATTTTTCCATTGCTGTTAATTGTTGTGAATATATTGCCTTATTTTCAAATTCCAATAGCAGAATTTTTAGAAGCGATAGAAGATGTTCTGCCAGAGTCACTTTATGAAGTGATTGCAAAGGTCATTCGTAATGTATTAACCCAACCGTCTTCTGGATTGTTGAGCTTCTCCATTCTTTCGGCTTTATGGGCTTTTTCACAATCAATGTCTTTCTTGCAAAAAGCTTTTAATAAAGCTTATGGTGTCGCCAAAGATAGAGGACTCATTTCGCACAGATTGTTTAGTATAGTGATGAGTTTAGGATTACAGTTGCTCTTTGCTCTTTCTCTTTTGCTGACAATGTTTGGGCGAATGTCTCTTCGTCTGCTCCATAGTTTTTGGGGATTTGATAACCAGCTTTATACTAGTCTACAAAAGATGACGCAGCCAACCATTTACACTTTACTTTTTCTTTCTTTATTGATGTTGTATTACTTTTTACCTAATGTCAAAATCAAGAAAATTCGCTATGTACTACCAGGAACGGTTTTTGTAGTTCTTACAATTGGTGTATTGCTAAATTTGTTTTCCGTTTATTTGGACACTTATGTAAATCACTTAATGGATGTTCGATTTTTCAGTTCCATTTTTGTTGTGGTAGTGATGATTTGGTTTACTCTCATTGCTCAAATACTTATTATTGGCGCGATTCTAAATGCAAGTTATCAAAGTTGTCACGAAAGTTCATTTGAAACAAGGCATAAACAATTGACTACGCGACTCATTCAAAAAACAAAAAAATGAAAAAAGAAGATAAAACTTCTTTTTTTAATATTATTTTATTGCATTTGCAATAAAAATAGTTTATAATAATTGGCGAAGGAGGGAATATGACTATTTTGCGGGAAATTGGAATTATTGCCCGATCCTTGGATTCGATTGCGAATATTGAATTTCGTGATATTGATTTGGCACGTGGACAGTATTTGTATTTAGTCCGAATTGCTGAAAATCCAGGGATTATTCAGGAAGAGTTGTCTGAACTTTTAAAAGTAGATCGTTCAACGGTTGCCCGTTCTGTGAAGAAATTGGAGAAAAAAGGATTTTTAGAACAGAAGTCAGCACCTGATAACCGAAAAAACAAAGAATGGTTTGTTACAAAAAAAGGCGCGGCTCTCTATCCATTTATTTTAGCTGAAAATCAATATTCTGAGCAAACTTCATTGCAGGGTTTTTCGATAGCAGAAGCAAAGCAGTTGGAGGAAATGTTGATTCGAGTTCGCGAAAATATCACAGGTGATTGGGATTCAGTAAAAAAAGGACAAAAAAGAAATTACGAAAGAGGTAGATGATGAAAGTTACAGTTGAAAATGAATTTTGGGAGTTATTTCCTCAAGCACAAATTAGTATTATGGTAGCTAAAGGATTGGATAATAGTGTTGATGAAAGTAAGGACCTTTATTTTAAATCCCAGTTAGACAAGGGAAGCAAACGAGCAGAAGATTTTATTTCTGATGAACCATTTACGCAAAATGAGGTTATTCAGGAATGGCGGCAGGCTTTTACCAAATTTAAAACTAAAAAAGGAGCCCGTTCTTCCATTGAAGCACTTTTAAAAAGAGTGAGTCAAGGTCGTGAGTTCAATCCAATCAATCCATTGGTGGATATTTATAATAGTATTTCACTTTCTTATGCTGTGCCTTGTGGTGGTGAAGATATTGACAAAATTGAGGGAGGACTACATTTAGCTAAAGCGAAAGGTGGAGAATCTTTCTTTCCGCTTGGAGCGGAGACGGATGCACCAGCTCTTCCAGAAGAAATCATCTACCATGATGATGAAGGAGCGGTTTGTCGTTGTCTCAACTGGCGCGAAGCTAAGCGAACTATGCTGACAGAAGAAACCAGAGATGCAGTGCTAGTTATTGAAGCTGTCAATGAAGAACAAGCAAAACGTGCACAAGCTGCTATGCAAGAATTGCAATATTTGGTAGAAGATTATTTTGGTGTAAAAGGAGAAATCACTCACTTGACAATGGAGCATCCAAGTGTAGAAATTTAAGAATAAAAAAGAGCTTCAAAGCTCTTTGGGATTAAAAACAAGCCACCATTTTGAGTAGGTTTGTTTTTTATTTCTTTGATTTATTTTTAAATGATAAATTGCAAGAATAAGTGCAACATTTACTCGTACTCATCCACTAGAGCTTCACAAGCAGTTCTGTAAGCTAAACATTTTCGTGGTCGGTGATTGATATCATATAAGGCCTTGTTCAAAGCCTCATCAGAGATAGCGGCTAAATCTGTTTTCTTTGGAAAATATTCTCTTAGTAAGCCATTGGCGTTTTCATTGCTTCCTCTCTGCCAGGATGAATAGGCGTCCGCAAAGAAAAAGGAAATTCCTAAATTCTCTACCAGAGGATAGCAGGCAAACTCTTTTCCCCTATCTGAAGTGAAGGTTTTAAGAGCCTCTTTTGGAAATAGCTTATAAAGTTGTTCGATGGCTGAAAACATGGATTTGGCTGTTCTGTCTGGTATCTTGAAAGCTAAGTAAAAGCGCGTTTTTCGCTCCAGAAAGGTCGCTAAACAGCCCTTGCTTTTGCCTCTGGAAGACACCACAGTATCGAGCTCCCAGTGACCAAAGGTCTCACGATTCCTGACCTCTTTAGGACGTTTGGCAATCGATGTGCCAATCCTAAATCTTCCACGTGTTTCTTTAGGTTGTCGAGTTTTTCCTTTACGACGAAGGACACTCAAATCCAGAGCAATCAAACCAGCATAGAGCCAGTTATAGATTGTTTTAAAAGCTACCATCGGCCTTTGTTCAAGCTGATAGCGGCCACAAATCTGTTCAGGCGACCAGGAGGATTTTAAACCGTCCTCAATTTCCTTTTTCAACGTTGGTGTCAAACGAGACTTCCGACCTTTTTGCTTAGCCCTGTGGTCATACTGTTCCTGTGCTAGGGCTGCGGAGTAACCATTTTGGCATCGTCTTAACTCTCTTGAAATGGTAGACTTATGGACGCCAAGTTTACTTGCAATTTGGCAAGGTTTCAAACCTAATTCCAAGTAGGTTTCTATCTTTATTCGGTCGGTTATGGTAAGATGGAAGTAGCTCATAGTTTTTCCTCGGGATTCTGTTTGTGTGGTTACTTACAGTTTACACCAATGAAACGCTATGAGTTTTTTTGTTGCACTATATTTTACAATTTATCAAATACAAAGATTTTACTGAAAACATAATTGAGCACAATAATAATAATTTGAGCAAGCAAAGTTTCAATAGTGTTGACCGTTTTAATGTCATTGTGGACAAATTGACCAATAATAGCAGGAAAAGTAGTAACGAAAACGAGTGTGAGTCCCATATCCAATAAAAAGGTAGAGAGTCGCGCAACAACAAACTTGATAAAACGAGAGAACCAACCCTTTCTTTCTTGTTTAAAAACAATCGTATCGTTTGTTACAAAAGCAAAGAGGATACCAGCGATATTTCCTAAGGCGGTCGCCAATAGTTCGTTGTTACTCAATGCATAATAGAGTATGCGTGTGATGATAGCAACAATCGTGGTAGCCAATCCAAAAAACAGGTAAGATAAAATTTCATTGTCAAAGAAAGATTTTATACATTTTTTCATACGTTCAGTCTATCATAATTTCTAAAATTGTGCTATACTTGAAAAGCTGTATTAATGTTTTCAATGCAGCCCTTGGCGCTTAGTTTCCTTTCGCCAAGCATATTATACGCGGTTATAGCCGCCAAAGGAGAAAACATGGAAAAATTTACTATTCGCGATATGGCTCAGATTGCTCTCGTTGCTGCGATTTATGTCGCTCTAACAATGACACCGCCCCTGAATGCTATTAGCTATGGTGCCTACCAATTTCGGATTTCTGAAATGATGAATTTTATGGCTTTTTATAAACCCAAGTACATCATTGGGGTCACACTGGGCTGTATGATTGCTAATTTGTTTAGTTTTGGAATCATTGATGTCTTTGTTGGTGGCGGATCAACCTTGGTCTTTTTGAGCTTGGGTGTGTATTTCTTTAGAAAATACATGAACGAATATTTGTTTAACGGATTGATCAATAAAGCTTTCTTTTATTTTGCGATTTTCTTTTCATTTTCAATGATTACAATTGCCGCAGAGTTATATTTTGTTGCGAAAGCCCCGTTTCTTTTTACATGGTTTACAACGGCAATTGGAGAGTTTGTTTCACTCATTATTGGTGGAATTTTAATGGACAAGCTAAATAAGCGGATTGACTTGGGGAAATAAATGTTTTGAATAGCAGACTTAATAAAAAATCTGTCGAATCTTCGACAGATTTTTTATTAGTCTTGGAATTTAAATACAACAGAAGAGTCATATAGTTTCAAGATTTTTTCAAAAACAATTTTACTTGCAAGAGCTGCAAGGATTGGAACAATGAGCCATACAACAACTGCTAAAGCTATATTTAATCCTGCATCGATAGAGGCTAATGGTCCAACCAAACCTACGAGACCAAAACCTGCTGATTGAGCTGTTCCACTGACTGAGAAAAGAGCTACCGGGATAGCGGATATAACGGCTGTTGTCAAACACGGAACTAAAATAATTGGATATTTAAAGACGTTTGGCATCATCAATTTCATAGCTCCCAAAGCAATAGCTAAAGTCACCCCTGAATTATTCACTTTCCAAGAGTGAACAACTAAAGCAACGGCTGTAGCTGCCACGCCCATTGCTGAAGCTCCGGCTGAAATTCCATTTAATTGAATGGCTAAACCAATGGCAACGGTTGAGATTGGAGAAATGATAATAAAGGCAAATGAACAACAAATTAAAATAGACATCAATAGCGGTTGTAAGTGTGTAAATTCATTGATAACCACTCCAATGCCAGTTGTAATTTGTTTAACAAATGGCAAGAGCAGTAAGCCAATCAAGGCTGCACCTACCCCGACGACAATTGGCATAGCTACCACAGCTGTTGAACCAAATCGATCTTTGATTAACATAAGCATGCCAACTGCGATAGCTGCTGTTAACATGGTGTTAATTAGGTCTCCTGTGCCAGCTCCGACATATTTTCCAAGTTCAGTATTGAAAGTGACGACACCTGAAGCTACAAAAGCAGCTCCTGCAGTGACCATCATCTGCATGGGTTTAAATCCAAATTGCAAAGCGATTAACCCACCGATAATCAATGGTGTAGCTAATTGGAAGATAACAGCGATATGAATAATGGTCTGTGCAATTGGCACGGTGCTGAAATATTTTAAAATAGCTGATAAAACAGCGTTTGGAATTAAACCAATAATAACTCCTAATGCCGTTCCCGACAATACTTTATTGACAAAAATTTTTGCCGTCATCTTTTCTTGTGCTTGTGTTTCCATCTAATTTCCCTTTCTGTTTCCAAACTATTTAGCGCCTAATATTTGTTCTTTGCAGTGAACCAATTCTGTTAAGAAGGAGCAATATGGGGTTTGTACACCATACTTTTGCCCTTTTCGAACGACAGCTCCGTTGATATAATCAATTTCTGTCAGACGATTATGCTCGTTCAAATCTTGATACATTGATGGGTGATGTAATCCGATTGTATCTCGATTGTAGCAATTTTTTTCGATGTAATCTACAGTTTCCTCAACATTCAAATCGACATTTTCATATTTTGCAACCGCCGCAAATTCGCTGACAATGCGCTCAACAATCGTATGGGCGGGAGTGGTGTCACCGAAATCTGCCATATTAGAAAGCAAAATAGTGCATAAACCATTCATTGTCCCGTTTACACAGGCTTTTTTATAAATGGCGTGCAAGATATTTTCAGAATACTGTGCGTTCAATCCAGCAGAATTTAAGATTTCTACAATGTGATCAGCTGCTTGTTTCGCTTTTGAATCTGAAACGAGATTCTTCAGTGCAACAGTTCCGTTTCCGAATAACTTCACTCGACCTGGTCCTTCCATACCTGCTGTCCACATAGTATTTCCGATCATGATATGCTCTTTTGGAACATATTTTTCAATGATTTCTTCATGTCCAATTCCATTCAATAAACAAAGAACATTTGTGTGCTCTTTTATCAATGGCTGAATGTCTGTTAGCATTGTTTCTAACTGCATTGCTTTAGTAAATAAAATGATTAAATCACTGGACAAAGTTGGTTCTACTTCGTTTTGAAGATAAATTGGCAATTTCGCAACAAGCTCCTCGCCATTAAAATTAGCCTGCAAGCCATTTTTTTGGATAGCTTTTACATGGTCTGCCCAACCATCTACTAAAATGACCTTATGACCCGCTTGATGCAACATGAGACCAAACCGGCTGCCCATTGCACCTGCACCTGCAATTGTAATATTCACAATAAGATTCCTCCTCTACATTGTTTGGATTATTTCTTTATTAAAAGAAAATGAACTATATATATTTTACTTCTTTTATCTTTTTTTATCAATTAAATTTTGAATTTATAATTTTTGAAGTTGTAGGCTAGCTCTAGCTTTTTAACCAAAAAAATTCATTAAATTATTTGTAAAAATACAGCAGATTTTAGCTAGTAAATACTTATAATATTTAGACATCATTGTTTTTACGCTGTTTTATTTGATATGTCTAAATTTTTTATGATATTAACAGTAATAATCCTGTAGAATCGTATGTTTTATGATAAAATAGAAATATGAAAGACAGAATGTTAGAACTGGTGAATCTACTAAATCAATATGCGCATGAATATTATACAACTGATAATCCAAGCGTATCGGATAGTGAATATGATAGGTTATATCATGAATTGTTAGATTTAGAACAGCAATACCCAGAGCTCGTTCAGGCTGATAGCCCAACTCATCGTGTGGGTGGTAAGGTTTTAGAAGGGTTTGAAAAATACCAACATCAGTATCCGCTATATAGTTTGCAGGATGCTTTTTCACGTGAAGAGTTAGAGGCATTTGATGTACGGATTCGCAAAGATTTTCCAAAGGTGAGTTATCTGTGTGAGTTAAAAATTGATGGTCTCTCCATTTCTCTTATGTATGAAAATGGTATTTTGGTTGCAGGAGCCACTCGGGGAGATGGCTCCGTCGGAGAAAATATCACAGAAAATTTAAAAAGGGTGAAAGATATTCCGCTAACTTTGCCAACTGCTGTAAATTTGACAGTTCGTGGTGAATGTTATATGCCACGTAGCTCTTTTGATGCGGTGAATCAGCTACGTCAGGAAAACGGAGAACCAGAATTTGCTAATCCGAGAAATGCAGCGGCAGGAACGCTGCGTCAGTTGGATACTGCAATTGTTGCCAAGCGAAATCTAGCAACTTTTCTTTATCAAGAAGCCAGTCCAACAGATGTGTCAACTCAAGAAGCTGTTTTAAATAAGTTATCTAAAAATGGCTTTAGCGTAAATGAACGGCGTATTTTGGCATATTCGATG is a window from the Streptococcus anginosus subsp. whileyi MAS624 genome containing:
- the spxR gene encoding CBS-HotDog domain-containing transcription factor SpxR produces the protein MSKHQEIIAYLEELPVGKRVSVRSISNYLGVSEGTAYRAIKEAENRGLVETRPRSGTIRVKSPKVELEHLTFKEIAEITKSEVLAGQDGLEKEFSKFTIGAMTEKNLLRYLTEGGLLIIGDRTRIQLLALKHENAVLVTGGLEVSSDVLKLANRLSIPVLRSQHDTFTVATIINRSLSNMQIKTDILTVEQVYRGSHEYGFLKDTDTVRDFMDLVRKNRSSRFPVVNQHNMVVGVVTMRDTGDKSPHTILDKVMTKNIYAVTLNTSIANVSQRMITEDFEMVPVIRSNQTLLGVITRRDVMEKMSREQISSLPTFGDQVSQKLRHINNEFSFVVEPFMLESNGVLSNGILTEILTTATHQYVTSGKNNIVIEQMTIYFLQAVQIDESLTLRPRIVRQTRHSAILDYDIYLKLQLVAKATITVKIN
- a CDS encoding UDP-N-acetylglucosamine 1-carboxyvinyltransferase: MKKIVINGGRPLKGEVTISGAKNSVVALIPATILSDEIVTLDCVPDISDVVSLIDIMEAMGATVERQDDTLRIDPRGIKNMPMPYGKINSLRASYYFYGSLLGRYGEATVGLPGGCDLGPRPIDLHLKAFEAMGATMSYEGNFMNLSTGGKHLHGASIYMDTVSVGATINTMLAAVKAKGRTVIENAAREPEIIDVATLLNNMGAHIRGAGTDIIVIEGVNKLHGTRHQVIPDRIEAGTYISMAAAIGEGVQINNVLYEHLEGFIAKLEEMGVRMTVSEDSVYVEKQHDLKAINIKTAPYPGFATDLQQPITPLLLTAKGRGLIIDTIYEKRVNHVPELVKMAGKISTSANHIAYEGPNQLQGAAVKATDLRAGAALVIAGLLAHGKTEITNVEFILRGYSNIIEKLTSLGADIQLVEE
- a CDS encoding methionyl aminopeptidase, with the protein product MITLKSQREIDLMEKSGAFLASIHIGLRDLIKPGIDMWEIEEYVRRRCKEDNALPLQIGVEGSIMDYPYATCCSLNDEVAHAFPRHKKLVEGDLIKVDMVVGLVDKAELDVSKLDFNNVEQMKHYTENFRGGVADSCWAYAVGQVSEEVQQLMEVTKECLYRGIEAAQVGNRIGDIGAAIQEYAESHGYGVVRDLVGHGVGPTMHEEPMVPHYGRAGRGLRLREGMVLTIEPMISTGTWEIDTDFETGWAHKTLDGGLSCQYEHQFVITKDGPVILTSQGEEGTY
- a CDS encoding B3/4 domain-containing protein, whose amino-acid sequence is MKVTVENEFWELFPQAQISIMVAKGLDNSVDESKDLYFKSQLDKGSKRAEDFISDEPFTQNEVIQEWRQAFTKFKTKKGARSSIEALLKRVSQGREFNPINPLVDIYNSISLSYAVPCGGEDIDKIEGGLHLAKAKGGESFFPLGAETDAPALPEEIIYHDDEGAVCRCLNWREAKRTMLTEETRDAVLVIEAVNEEQAKRAQAAMQELQYLVEDYFGVKGEITHLTMEHPSVEI
- a CDS encoding PTS sugar transporter subunit IIC, whose product is METQAQEKMTAKIFVNKVLSGTALGVIIGLIPNAVLSAILKYFSTVPIAQTIIHIAVIFQLATPLIIGGLIALQFGFKPMQMMVTAGAAFVASGVVTFNTELGKYVGAGTGDLINTMLTAAIAVGMLMLIKDRFGSTAVVAMPIVVGVGAALIGLLLLPFVKQITTGIGVVINEFTHLQPLLMSILICCSFAFIIISPISTVAIGLAIQLNGISAGASAMGVAATAVALVVHSWKVNNSGVTLAIALGAMKLMMPNVFKYPIILVPCLTTAVISAIPVALFSVSGTAQSAGFGLVGLVGPLASIDAGLNIALAVVVWLIVPILAALASKIVFEKILKLYDSSVVFKFQD
- a CDS encoding IS30 family transposase — protein: MSYFHLTITDRIKIETYLELGLKPCQIASKLGVHKSTISRELRRCQNGYSAALAQEQYDHRAKQKGRKSRLTPTLKKEIEDGLKSSWSPEQICGRYQLEQRPMVAFKTIYNWLYAGLIALDLSVLRRKGKTRQPKETRGRFRIGTSIAKRPKEVRNRETFGHWELDTVVSSRGKSKGCLATFLERKTRFYLAFKIPDRTAKSMFSAIEQLYKLFPKEALKTFTSDRGKEFACYPLVENLGISFFFADAYSSWQRGSNENANGLLREYFPKKTDLAAISDEALNKALYDINHRPRKCLAYRTACEALVDEYE
- a CDS encoding GNAT family N-acetyltransferase, with the translated sequence MNLWTKLAEFAFIETEHLVLRPFSFMDSEDFYKIASNPENLRFIFPVQANLQESQHVLANYFMKHPLGIWAICDKDSGQMIGSVKFEKIDEIKGEAELGYFLRHDYWGHGLMTECVKNIVYLAFTQFDLKRLYIITHLENKASQRVAEKTGFSCRRQFKGSDRYTRKMRDYLEFCYEKGDFHE
- a CDS encoding MarR family winged helix-turn-helix transcriptional regulator, which translates into the protein MTILREIGIIARSLDSIANIEFRDIDLARGQYLYLVRIAENPGIIQEELSELLKVDRSTVARSVKKLEKKGFLEQKSAPDNRKNKEWFVTKKGAALYPFILAENQYSEQTSLQGFSIAEAKQLEEMLIRVRENITGDWDSVKKGQKRNYERGR
- a CDS encoding YihY/virulence factor BrkB family protein; this encodes MKKLVSRIGHNPFLQAFFKFYQASEIDLTSIAVAYYLLISIFPLLLIVVNILPYFQIPIAEFLEAIEDVLPESLYEVIAKVIRNVLTQPSSGLLSFSILSALWAFSQSMSFLQKAFNKAYGVAKDRGLISHRLFSIVMSLGLQLLFALSLLLTMFGRMSLRLLHSFWGFDNQLYTSLQKMTQPTIYTLLFLSLLMLYYFLPNVKIKKIRYVLPGTVFVVLTIGVLLNLFSVYLDTYVNHLMDVRFFSSIFVVVVMIWFTLIAQILIIGAILNASYQSCHESSFETRHKQLTTRLIQKTKK
- a CDS encoding 2-dehydropantoate 2-reductase, which produces MNITIAGAGAMGSRFGLMLHQAGHKVILVDGWADHVKAIQKNGLQANFNGEELVAKLPIYLQNEVEPTLSSDLIILFTKAMQLETMLTDIQPLIKEHTNVLCLLNGIGHEEIIEKYVPKEHIMIGNTMWTAGMEGPGRVKLFGNGTVALKNLVSDSKAKQAADHIVEILNSAGLNAQYSENILHAIYKKACVNGTMNGLCTILLSNMADFGDTTPAHTIVERIVSEFAAVAKYENVDLNVEETVDYIEKNCYNRDTIGLHHPSMYQDLNEHNRLTEIDYINGAVVRKGQKYGVQTPYCSFLTELVHCKEQILGAK
- a CDS encoding QueT transporter family protein, giving the protein MEKFTIRDMAQIALVAAIYVALTMTPPLNAISYGAYQFRISEMMNFMAFYKPKYIIGVTLGCMIANLFSFGIIDVFVGGGSTLVFLSLGVYFFRKYMNEYLFNGLINKAFFYFAIFFSFSMITIAAELYFVAKAPFLFTWFTTAIGEFVSLIIGGILMDKLNKRIDLGK
- a CDS encoding GtrA family protein, translating into MKKCIKSFFDNEILSYLFFGLATTIVAIITRILYYALSNNELLATALGNIAGILFAFVTNDTIVFKQERKGWFSRFIKFVVARLSTFLLDMGLTLVFVTTFPAIIGQFVHNDIKTVNTIETLLAQIIIIVLNYVFSKIFVFDKL